The Glycine max cultivar Williams 82 chromosome 3, Glycine_max_v4.0, whole genome shotgun sequence sequence GCTATTTTTTATCTGtatatttagaaatatttatttcttataaattttaattatactataatttaatattaaaagtatttgtctattatatattttaatttatcttatgaAATTAAGGCTAAGAAATTAGATGAGTATAAAATCCgaatatttggattttttttgaaattttaattttcgattattttctttttcgtcCATAATGCGCCATTCTCTTTAGGATCCCACTCATCTCTTTCATATTATTGTCTCAtcgatagaaaaaaataattgttaattaaatatctttaaagatattttcaatatatttttattataagaaataatttatatttagcagttatcaatattttttggatgttttaatcttttcttttcatatctacaagtcgtaaataataaaaatatcaattcttatcacttaagtaaaaaataactgttaaataaatatttttaaagatatttttaatatatttttatttaaagatatttttaaaaatattttcaatataacagttactattctttaaaattttatgtctattgtataagatagatttatcaattatttttttattgtgttttttagtttattttaatactactaactaattttcttatttttttaattaatgaacataacaaaaaaaatatgaacaacacataaatttaactacaaaaatacatataaagtaactaaaaaattatactctaattttatccaatttttttatttttctttaaaaaaataaaaaacaaaataataaaatttaatttaataaataagtaattttaaaactaattaaaaaattatataacataatattttaaattaaaaaaaaaaacaaaaagaagagagaaagtcTCACCCAGTATATATGAGaattaaattacaatataatatTGGGAAAAAATAACAGAGAAAGTATATttacggaaaaaaaaaacttttattttgtatataccGAAAAACAATGTAttagtattaatattaattaatactaaCAAAGATACTTAGTCCAAATCCAATGGGACACATCACACATGTACTGTAGACCTTAGTTTGCCTTCGTTTATTTGCAGGGTCTTGATACAGTGCACACGCTTTACTTGACGTCATCTTTTGGTTTTGGTCTTTCTCTATtccctatttaatttaattgattacagtaacttatttttccaaaaagatACTATTTTTCCTTCAAGTTCAAGCAACAGTGTATGTAACCATTGTGAGCGTGACACCCTCTCTGCACCCTAAAATGGCCAAGAACATAGAAAAGTCAATTGttccaaaagaagaagaagaagaagaatcaggGGAGGAGTGGTGTTTTGAATGCAAGGATGGTGGACAAATGGTCGTTTGTGATCACAAGtgagtctttttcttttttttctccacCAAAACCGGTTACTTACTTTGGTGCTAATTAATCTATGGGTATCAACATTTCAGCGATTGTGGAAAAGTTTATCACCCGGTCTGTGTTAACAAGGACGATTCTTTTTTTGACATTGCAAAATATTGGGTTTGTGGTAAGTTCGTTGGATTTATTGATAATGTATTACTTTCTCACCTTACTAACCCATATGTGAGGTTTAGTGATAGAAATATGAGAGTAACGTTTTGCATGCATTGGGATTTATGTTTTTGATCCATCATGTGCGGAGGGGATAAGTTTATTTGCCACATTCCTTTGTTTCCCACTGAATATTTCCAAGTTTTGTAGTCAGTGTTCTCTTTTGGGGAGTGATTAACTGTAGTGAGAGCTTTATGCAAATATAGTTTAACTTATAGTGATGTGCTTTTCTTTCTGTGTTTTTCAATTTCAGGTCGGCATTTTTGCTTCGACTGTAATGAACGTTCTAAGTTTCATTGTATTAGCTGTCCAAATGGTGTGTGCAGAAAGTGCTTTGCTGCCTCTGATTTTACGGTTGTTCGAGGGGTAAAAGGCTTATGCATTGACTGTTCGGAGCTTGCGGTGATTATAGAACGAAATTTGGACCATGACTCCGAGGGGGTAGGTGTGATAACATGAATTTGAATAGTTCTTAACAAATTTACTTGTTACACGAACCAGGAATCTCCCTGCTATTGGGAGTTTAACACATTCACGCTGTGGACTAGTTGTAACTGTTGGATGAAGATCAGATGgatcatatttttctcttaaatcaaacttaaaatatgtaaatggaATTTAAACCGCTCAATCTTCATCCAACAGTGATGATTCACGACTGTGTGAATGCACTGAATCTGGTTCCCTTGTTATACCCTTGCTTCTCTTACTATAACTGCACGTAATTTACTTATCTTTACTTCAACAAgatccttatctttacttcaacaatatgttaaatattttaaacattatttaacaaattcctaaaatctaaattattcattttcaaGCTGGAGACATGCAAATACCATTATTTATTAGAgcgaaaaaggaaataaaaaatagggGATAATGGTGTGAAGACAAAGATTTGGGTGATGtcagcattataattttgtggaagctaaagatattttcagtttttaaatgtaaaaataatgtgCAACATTGGGGATTTTGTACTGCGGAAACATAGCTTAAATCTTGTAGTTAAAGTGAAAGTGGCTGGTTAAGTCATTGTGCTACAGATGAGTATAGAGCCAAAATTGTGGAGTCCATTTTTTTGCTGTTGGAACAGCTAAACTGATTTAATCAGATTGGTAGTACATGTATTGCTTATCCCTGTTCTTTTTATGTTCAGCTTATTTTTAAAGAGAGATATCTTTATATTGTCCTTTAAAAGTTGATTGTTCATTGCAGAACAAAATAACCTTAGATGACACAGAAACATATGAATATCTATTCAAGGAGTATTGGGACATTATTAAGGTAAAAGAAGGATTGACTAGTGGTGATATCCTTGCTGCACTGCCCAACTACAAAAAGGGTAAACAAATTCCGCATCATAAACAAATTTGTAAAggtgaagaagaaaagcaaaCTGATTTGATGTCACAGGTTATTGATGAAGATTATAAGCCAGATGAAGATTATAAGCCAGCCAAACGTAAGAGGTACAATTCAGAGGTAAAAGACGGATTGACTTGTGATGATATCTTTGCTGCACTGCCCAACTACAAAAAGGGTAAAAAAATTGTGCATCATAAAAGAATTTGTAaaggtgaagaagaaaagaaaaatgatttgatGTCATGGGAATGGGATGTTGTTGAAGATTATAAGCCAGCCAAACAAAAGGGCTACAATTCAGAGGTAAAAGAAGGATTGACTGGTGATGATATCTTTGCTGCACAGCCCAACTACAAAAAGGGTAAAAAAATTCtgcatcataattttttttgtaaaggtgaagaaaagaaaaatgatttgatGTCATGGGAATCAAATATTAATGAAGATTATAAGCCATCCAAAAGGAAGGGGTACTATTCAGAGACAAAAGAAGGATTGACTAGTGATGATATCTTTGCTGCACAGCCCAACTACAAAAAGGGTAAAGATTTTctgcataataaaaaatattgtaaaggtgaagaagaaaaacaaaatgattcgATGTTAAGGCATAGTGATGAAGATTATAAGCCAGCCAAACAGAATTTAGAGGAGTTTGAGGGATGGGGATCAAAACTTCTCATTAGCTTCCTTGCATCCATTGGGAAATGTGAAAGTGAACCATTAACGCAATGTGATGTAAATTCTCTCATACATGAATACATTAAGGAGAAAAATCTTCATCACCCTGAAGATAAGGGGAAGTTCCTCGCTGATGAAAGGTTGTTTCCTATATTTAGAAAGAAAGTTATGCCAAAAAGTCAGATATATCCTCTACTGGAGTTTCACATTGCCAAGAAGTTGGATGATTCATCTGTGgagaaaaaagatgagaaaatagaaaacagtTCTACAGACAAGCATGTCAATGATCAGAAAACAAGCATGGGAAGCAGACTATCAAGTTTAATTGGAAAACCTCCATTGAAAAAGGgatctttttttatcaaacatagcCGCTTTGTGTCCATTACTGCCAATAATATAAACCTCATTTACCTAAAACGAAGTTTGGTGCTAGAGTTATCAAAACAGCCTGAAAGTTTTGTGGTTAAGGCTGTTGGAACTTTTGTCAGAGCCAAAGTGGATTCCAATGATTCTAGGCAAAGGAAGTCTTACCATCTCTTGAGAGTTCTAGGTACAAAATTACATACAGATCTGATACTGTGTGCTCACCACTTTTTTTCTCTACTTTTGTTAAGTTACTTTATATTTCTTAATGTGGTTCTATGCATATCTTAAATGATTGACTTGTTTAACTTATAggtgttttctttgatgaaatATCAAATGGAACTCTCTTGCAAGTTTCCTTCATGGATAAGGCTGTTCCCATTTCTGAGCTGTCAGATGAAGACTTCACAGAGGTAAATGACTTGCAATGAACCTATTATTATTTTCCCAGAGTCAATTATGAACATTTCCAATGCAACTATGCATTGGAAATTATATGGTTATTACATTAACTATGGATTCTGTCGCTGTCCTAGAATACATTATAACCAATTGTGTTACCTTGCTTACAGCAAGAATGTGAGGATTTGCAGCAAAAAGTGAAAGCCGGCTTGCTCCCAAAATTAAGTGTTGTAAGTTGTTTCATACATAAAGAACAACTGTTTTATCTTTTGAAGGACACAACTATCAGAAATAggaattaaaaatctaaaaattagtGTAATTGGAAACCATATTTCTGCTACTTATTCTTGTATTGATTTTTTGTCTGTGTAGTTTACAGTCAGTTCCTGAATGTATCTTGTCATAGCTTAGAAAATGGGATTTAACTACTTTGTTTTCCCCATTGGCGTTTGGCAGGTGGAGGTTCAAGAAAAGGCTGAAATTCTTCACGAGGATATAACAAAACACGTAAGGATCCCTGACTCTATGCTTAGTGAACATTTATCTTTGTTCCACTACTGGATCGAAAATTTCTGATCAATAACTAATTTAGATTCACTTTCTGGATTGTAGCAATCCAAGATTCAGATATCATTACACCAAATACAGTAGCTAAACCTTTTACtagaaaaatcaattatatttgCTTTTTATATCAGTTTTCTGCAAGAGTTTATAACTTACAGGTTGAAACCTTGACTTTTATTTTCCTTGAGTAACACACAGTTAACAGAATATGGGAAAGAGGGAGCTCCTTTTCTAATTTATCTTGATTGAtatagaaaaaaagttaaaggcaCACCCCAATTTTGGAGTGCTTGATAGGAAGAAAAAGACAGatagagaggaaaaataaaggAACAGAGAGAAACTGATAGATGCGGCAAATGATAAAATGGGAAATAAAGAgagataggaaaaaaaaatgaagtgaaaGTGAAATGGGAGAGAAAACAAGCGTATGAATATAATAACCCTTGATTAAAACATTGGCATTTTGTACATGTCACTGGCTTTTACTTTTTCCGCTACATGAATGTGTAACAAAATTCTTGCATTTGTGATTCAGTTTCTTCTACTTTATAtgtaatatgaattattttggttttaatatttgttatacTGATAGTTTGTAAATGTCATTCATATTTTTCTGACCCACTTTATGAATATGTTCTTGCAGAGGATTCTGACTCGCCTAGTCTATTTGCAAAATCAAATTGACCGTGCAAATCTTAGAGGAAGaaatagagaatatcctttatatttttatatagaaagAGTAAATAGTTTATGCATCACCATATAAACAGTTTTTATATTGTCAATCAATTGGAAATCACCAAATATAGTTGGTATTTTTGTTAACTTTCACAATAATTATCTTACAGGTTATACTTATTATAATTGGTTGacaatgtaaattatttttaatagataatacaaagaaattaaactaaaaaaagtagATCATAATTATTCATAAGAATCCTAGTATCTTATGTGCCTCCTTAACGTGTTGACTATTTGTGCTTTACAAAAATTGAATTACTAGAGGAAAAGGAACAGCTTGAACAATCATGGAAACAAGGAGAACCGTTAAAGAGCAAGCCATCAGTTCGGCCGGAGCTTATTGAGGCAAAATATGATGAAGATTCTGAAGAAGATGACCAATGATTCCTCTTTATTGCTCTAAATTTTTCAGATGGGCTCAATCTTGGACTTAGCTCTTCAATTTCTTAATGTTGTTTGAAAAACTTATAGGTTATTATGTATCAGAAATAAATACCCAGGCACGGTAGATTACGTTATGAGTTCCAACGTATATGGAGCTCGTCAGAAAACCTTATTATATTCGATCATATATGGTTTCTTTGTCTGAAATTATGGAAAGAGATCTGATGATACAATGAGATAGGCGtggtaaatttatttaattataatctctggtattttagttttagtttttgtaatgtAGAGGATAACTGTAACAAAATCTCTTGCATCTGTTTAAAAAGTTAtactttatttcattaattagaGTCCTTAAAATGCTTATTAACTTTTATCTtgaatagtaataattaataaaataataaggaaaATGTTAGTGTAACAAACATTctttaaatattgattaaacaataaaaataaaaataaaatatatttacacatTCATTATAACTTTTAGTAATCTTTTACTAATACccttaaaaatacttttgacaaaatttaatttttaacaaagtGTATTATATGTAAgtgttctaaattttttaatattgtatttaattgttaaggataaaaaaattactgataTGGTCGTAAACTTTTTCTttgactttgttttattttttaactattttttctcaTCCTATGTATATCTTTAATGTAAAATCCGTTGTTAAATATGACCAATAACTAAAACTTaaagaaaactaattttaattaaatttaaacaaaggaACACCAGTTGATGTGATTGCTTGAGTTTTGCAATTGTGGTCTAAGGTCAATGTTTTGGCAATTGGGATATATATGCATAAATTTGtagttcattaattaatttgaaggcgTAATGATCGTAGTAAAGAAGAgtttttctccttgttttttACACACCAAAGTCAACCTTTGTCATGATGATTTGACCTACCTGCAATTTGCCCAAAGAGATACGGAGACACATTATTCTATAAGAAAATCTTGCAGTGCTGCTATTTATTATTCCAGGTACCATGTGCTAGcgctattatatatatataaatgaatagaaaccttaaggtaaaaaaatgagaatttttaaaaaaatataggacaagtattaattaatgataaaaatatttatcacaaagagagaaatataataaaaaaaaaatttgcattAAAGAATGGCgtgtaatatataaaatataagagttaatttattactttaataagatttttaattttaagaaatcattctttttctttttcttgaaaaagCCACTTACCTGCCTTTATAAGAGGAACCACGGGAGAGATGTTCATAGGATGCCTCACAAagcgagaagaagaagaaaggggatgaatgaaaataagaagataaagtGCATTAAATTAGATGGATTCAAAGCCCGTACTCTTCATGAATGTCTAGTGCGTGACATTATGTCTTGATTTCTTCTTACTACAGCAAGTTTCATGTTTTATAATCTAAAATCAGAATTGATTttggaattaaaattaattataatttaaagttattttgaatacttttgtcttagatgaaaaaaaacatatatactgaattttatttttaacttatatttataagaaaatcatacaattataaattaggttactttaaaatcaattttaactaaaatcaaTCTTATCAAGATTGATCAAACACACATTTATTCTAAGACATTTTctattattagttatataaaattatgaatatgaCTTATTGAATAAAGAATGAGATTTAGttagttttatgatttttaataaatatatatcaacaataaagaatgcatataaaatatatactacTAAGATTCTCATATACACAGAGAGAAGATCAcgagagaaaaagagagcacataaaataataaaaaatgaacttcAATTGTATTACTCAGAAatgaacaattaaaattaaagttaattataaCAAACTTGATTATCAAGATTAATTTATATCaccgttttaattatttcataattttcattctcttattttttttctctcttaatttttatacattttttgtgCATTTACAGATAATTtggtatatttatattttaatcgattgaattaatttttaatgataccttaaattaatatgtattattgtaaaataaaaaaatgatatacctatattttattttatatactcTCTTTTTGTTAATTTGAAACACATATCAATTTTTAATGTCAAATCttcctttcaataaaaattgaactaaaataaaagaaataaaacactctaaaaattgagagagactaaaattattattttttaatgcagaaattaaaatcacaaaaagaTAATCAAAGAACCAAAATAGTATTGATAATTAAAGAGAGatgaaaattacaatttaacttaatttttatttattattttcgttTGTGACAGTAACTGAAGTATTCtcatttaaaaaacttattactATATAAGTACAATGCAacaggaaagaaaaatatataatgtgtTTTTTCTTGTTGTATTGCAGCAGCATTGAAGATGGTAACTAGCACGCACGCACTTAACGGGGACAATGGAAAGAAAAGGCGGCAGAAACAGTAGCAATAGCAAGACATGATCAAGAAGTCCATTTTGTCCATGCCGCGCATACTACTTTTGACCCACAcaacataacataacataacataTATCATTACTTTTGCCCTTTACAGGACGCCCAAGTTTTAAAGAGAAGCAACCTGGAAACTCAGTTGGAGTCTACAAAGCATTAATTGCTACTTTGTCACAAAACGATTCAAAGTCATTATTGTTGCATTTTTAATTATGGGAGCAGTTTCTTCAAGCTAGTGCCCCATCTCTCTATAGATTATCACAAAACTGTGATAAGGTCTtcctatatatttatttaaggaaaaaatgtgttttttctttttttttttttactttttataacatGGTTACATATAGTCAAGGTctttatattcttaattatgtccataaattttatcttcaaactttaaaatatatgtaaatttagctTCTCGTGTTaagaatttaatatattttttaaaattagaatacttttaaaatttgaaaactaaattcattatttaatttaaaaagtatagAAACTTTGATTTGATCACACATTTTTgcaattatttaatttcaaagtgTAGGTGTGCGTGCTTTAATTTGGAGTAGTAAAACGGGAATTGGAAAACCCACGAAAAGGGATATGATATGATGTGATCACTATCAAGTACTTTTGTTTTGGAAGCCATATATGCTGTTTATTTGgaccacatatatatatatatatatatatatatatatatatatatatatatatatatatatgttgtataTTTTCCCTAATAAAGGAGCCGATCGAAGGTACCTTGAAAGAGCGTGAGCGCAATCGAGGCCACAGCAAAGTTATTAATTAGTAGAAAGAAAAGGAGCTTACATTAttattgtgttgtgttgtgcagTGCAGTGACCGACCATGACGAGAACTCCTTGTTGTGAGAGAATGGGATTGAAGAAGGGACCTTGGACTGCTGAAGAAGATCAGATATTGGTTTCTCATATTCAACGATATGGCCATGGAAACTGGCGT is a genomic window containing:
- the LOC100803428 gene encoding uncharacterized protein — its product is MAKNIEKSIVPKEEEEEESGEEWCFECKDGGQMVVCDHNDCGKVYHPVCVNKDDSFFDIAKYWVCGRHFCFDCNERSKFHCISCPNGVCRKCFAASDFTVVRGVKGLCIDCSELAVIIERNLDHDSEGNKITLDDTETYEYLFKEYWDIIKVKEGLTSGDILAALPNYKKGKQIPHHKQICKGEEEKQTDLMSQVIDEDYKPDEDYKPAKRKRYNSEVKDGLTCDDIFAALPNYKKGKKIVHHKRICKGEEEKKNDLMSWEWDVVEDYKPAKQKGYNSEVKEGLTGDDIFAAQPNYKKGKKILHHNFFCKGEEKKNDLMSWESNINEDYKPSKRKGYYSETKEGLTSDDIFAAQPNYKKGKDFLHNKKYCKGEEEKQNDSMLRHSDEDYKPAKQNLEEFEGWGSKLLISFLASIGKCESEPLTQCDVNSLIHEYIKEKNLHHPEDKGKFLADERLFPIFRKKVMPKSQIYPLLEFHIAKKLDDSSVEKKDEKIENSSTDKHVNDQKTSMGSRLSSLIGKPPLKKGSFFIKHSRFVSITANNINLIYLKRSLVLELSKQPESFVVKAVGTFVRAKVDSNDSRQRKSYHLLRVLGVFFDEISNGTLLQVSFMDKAVPISELSDEDFTEQECEDLQQKVKAGLLPKLSVVEVQEKAEILHEDITKHRILTRLVYLQNQIDRANLRGRNREKIELLEEKEQLEQSWKQGEPLKSKPSVRPELIEAKYDEDSEEDDQ